TAGATCGCTTATAATTGAAGAGTAAGCTCCTATAATTCCACTTCCAGCTATTAGTGTTTCTCCCCAGCCATAATATTCTCCGTCTTCTACTTTGACGTATAATTGCACTCCCCATTGATCTACCCATTCTGAGGGAGGATCAGTTATATACGGTATTGATAATGGGAAAATCTTAACTTTCATTTTTACGCACTTACATACAGTTTGATTGGTGAGAATTCGTCGTGTTGTAGCACTTCAGCCTTAGTTAGCCTACCATTGATTACTCTTAGCATGTATTGATAAATCCTTTCACCAGCTTCCTCAAGAGTTATTTTCAAATCTAATAGATCTGATACATCAATATCTATATGTTCTTGCATCAATTTAGCAGTTTTAGGATTTGCGGTTATTTTGATAACTGGAATAATTGGATGTCCTACAACATTACCCTGCCCAGTTGTGAATAAGTGTATTACAGATCCTTTAGCTGCAAAGAGTGTAACTGCTTCGGCAGCAGCAGATGACGTATTAACAAAGCATAATGTTCCCTCTTTTCTTTCTTTCGGTAACTGGTCTAAGTAATCTAAAACGCAGTTCACTTTTCTATGTCCTAATTTCTGAATATTACCTAAAGCTTTTTCTTCAATTGTTGATAGACCACCTTTTATATTGCCTTGTGTTGGTTGTGAGCCTAATAAGTCAACTCCTTCTCTTTCAATTACTTCTGTATATTCCTTAAATATCTTCAAGAACTTCTCTCTTAATTCATGATTAGCCATTTTCTCCGCAACTATATCCTCAGCTCCCGTTAGTTCGGAGGTTTCACCAAACATTACAGTAGCT
The genomic region above belongs to Saccharolobus caldissimus and contains:
- a CDS encoding UxaA family hydrolase — translated: MVTIKGYIRENGNVGIRNHVLILPLDDLSNTAAIGVSKLIRGTTVIPHPYGRLQFGRDLDLFFHILAGTGSNPNVASVIVIGIEENWANKVADEIAKTGKPVEVFPIEGYGDLRTIERASRKALEFVQEASEKQRTEVDISSIAMSIKCGESDTTSGLASNPAVGVVVDKMVDQGATVMFGETSELTGAEDIVAEKMANHELREKFLKIFKEYTEVIEREGVDLLGSQPTQGNIKGGLSTIEEKALGNIQKLGHRKVNCVLDYLDQLPKERKEGTLCFVNTSSAAAEAVTLFAAKGSVIHLFTTGQGNVVGHPIIPVIKITANPKTAKLMQEHIDIDVSDLLDLKITLEEAGERIYQYMLRVINGRLTKAEVLQHDEFSPIKLYVSA